From the genome of Candidatus Yanofskybacteria bacterium, one region includes:
- a CDS encoding AraC family transcriptional regulator, with translation MEKNCQACGMPLTKKEDFDNGDENSNFCLYCVNTDGSVKSCEEIFEGGVQFFMTQIEGDRQMAEKVTRKNMGELSYWRDKNCEVLKGEMATDEEFAEVMKKLS, from the coding sequence ATGGAAAAAAATTGTCAGGCATGTGGAATGCCCCTAACCAAAAAAGAAGACTTTGATAATGGAGACGAGAATTCAAATTTTTGTCTGTATTGCGTTAATACCGATGGTAGCGTTAAGTCGTGCGAAGAAATTTTCGAGGGCGGTGTCCAATTCTTTATGACTCAGATTGAAGGCGATCGACAAATGGCAGAAAAAGTAACCAGAAAGAATATGGGAGAGCTATCGTATTGGCGGGACAAAAATTGCGAGGTTCTAAAAGGCGAAATGGCGACCGATGAAGAATTCGCCGAAGTGATGAAAAAATTGAGCTAA